The following are from one region of the Myxocyprinus asiaticus isolate MX2 ecotype Aquarium Trade chromosome 2, UBuf_Myxa_2, whole genome shotgun sequence genome:
- the LOC127416045 gene encoding AKT-interacting protein-like: protein MNPFWSMSTNAGRKRSDGEEQSGQGEQRASPARPQFGKKQLPSIPKNAVPITKAASTASTQSANGTHASYGPFYLEYSLLAEFTLVIKQKLPGIYVQPSYRSALMWFGVIFIRHGLYQDGVFKFTVYIPDNYPDGDCPRVVFDMPVFHPLVDPVSGELDVRRAFTKWRRAHNHIWQVLMYARTLFYKINTMDPLNPEAAVLYDEDIQLFKSKVVDSVKFCNSHLFDQPKIDDPYAVSFSPWNPAVHEEAKERLFAHKRRPEDYRGLPVSGLSWVKPGTTQPFSKEDNPLQT from the exons ATGAACCCATTCTGGAGCATGTCGACAAACGCTGGTCGAAAG AGATCTGACGGCGAAGAGCAGAGTGGTCAGGGGGAGCAGAGAGCCAGTCCAGCTCGACCTCAGTTTGGCAAGAAGCAGCTTCCCTCCATCCCAAAGAATGCAGTCCCCATCACTAAAGCTGCCTCAACCGCCTCTACACAGTCAGCTAATGGTACCCATGCCTCATATGGGCCTTTCTACCTGGAGTACTCGCTACTTGCTGAGTT CACATTGGTGATCAAGCAGAAGCTCCCCGGCATCTATGTACAGCCTTCATACAGATCAGCATTAA TGTGGTTTGGAGTCATTTTCATTCGACACGGCTTGTACCAGGATGGTGTGTTTAAGTTTACTGTGTACATTCCTGATAACTACCCAGACGGAGACTGCCCT AGGGTGGTTTTTGACATGCCAGTTTTCCACCCATTAGTTGACCCGGTCTCTGGTGAGCTTGATGTGAGGAGAGCTTTCACCAAATGGAG ACGAGCTCACAACCATATCTGGCAGGTTCTTATGTACGCACGTACACTCTTCTACAAGATCAACACCATGGATCCACTTAACCCAGAAGCCGCTGTACT GTATGACGAAGACATCCAGCTTTTCAAAAGCAAGGTTGTAGACAGTGTAAAGTTTTGCAATAGCCACCTGTTTGACCAGCCCAAGATAGATGATCCTTATGCAGTAAG CTTCTCTCCATGGAATCCAGCGGTGCATGAGGAGGCAAAAGAGAGGCTGTTTGCACATAAA AGACGACCTGAGGATTACAGAGGATTGCCGGTGTCTGGGCTGTCTTGGGTGAAGCCTGGTACCACTCAGCCTTTTAGCAAAGAGGACAACCCCCTTCAGACATGA